In the Rhinoderma darwinii isolate aRhiDar2 chromosome 13, aRhiDar2.hap1, whole genome shotgun sequence genome, one interval contains:
- the LOC142665749 gene encoding QRFP-like peptide receptor codes for MSTVDLHHKLGQLLPWNVSLFGYRSPGNDSLWQSTPFSSSVLFSAHEPGTIILVVMYSASFLAGLAGNIMALRVLGTRRRRRCRYSGVSGTRDLLVNLAVCDMMVICICMPINLGHQVHNAWVFGDFLCRAVPFVQAVSVSASVLTLAVISLNRYYSVHSPLNARTFFTTRRIGIMIMVVWLISSGLCIPLLFMNRTQNLDLFPGKPAVVVCTESWPSINMKLIYNFLLFCALYGFPVLFNLLICFLTSRRLWGTSDTVIDNNSWSISGSRLKARKKIAKMVVALVLLFTLSWLPLYVVDIWIDINMSYMPSGEVLVHLQHDWILQMRPFAQWLGLTNSTLNPLCYCFVGNLYRSAKRFRNSYRERLVSIFSMSLTQAPGDPAMPRLLHYKASRGQMEQQPKRGKIRTTFRPLTKNTSSSSIKICDQSPGLAKPAKI; via the coding sequence ATGAGCACTGTGGATCTCCACCATAAGCTTGGACAACTTCTCCCATGGAATGTATCTCTCTTTGGTTATCGGTCTCCTGGGAATGATAGTCTCTGGCAGTCAACTCCTTTCTCCAGCAGTGTCCTCTTCTCCGCACATGAACCAGGAACCATCATATTGGTGGTCATGTATTCTGCCTCCTTCCTAGCCGGGTTAGCAGGTAACATCATGGCATTGAGAGTGTTAGGGACACGCAGGAGAAGAAGATGTCGGTATTCTGGTGTTTCTGGGACCAGGGATCTGCTAGTGAATTTAGCTGTATGTGACATGATGGTGATATGTATTTGTATGCCGATCAATCTTGGCCACCAGGTACACAATGCTTGGGTGTTTGGAGACTTCTTGTGTagggcggtgccgtttgtccaggcTGTATCGGTATCTGCTAGTGTCCTGACCTTGGCGGTGATCAGCCTGAACAGATATTACAGTGTACATAGTCCCTTGAATGCCAGAACTTTCTTCACCACCAGAAGAATAGGGATCATGATCATGGTGGTGTGGCTCATCTCTTCTGGCCTTTGTATCCCCCTGTTGTTCATGAACAGGACCCAGAACTTGGACCTTTTTCCAGGGAAACCGGCGGTGGTGGTGTGTACAGAAAGTTGGCCCAGTATAAACATGAAACTCATTTACAACTTTCTTCTCTTCTGTGCACTTTATGGGTTCCCCGTTTTATTTAACCTACTTATCTGCTTTCTTACAAGTCGCCGACTCTGGGGGACAAGTGACACGGTCATTGACAATAACAGTTGGTCCATATCTGGGTCAAGACTCAAGGCCCGTAAGAAAATTGCCAAGATGGTGGTGGCATTGGTACTTCTTTTTACGCTGTCCTGGCTGCCCCTCTATGTAGTAGATATCTGGATTGACATCAACATGTCCTATATGCCCTCTGGAGAGGTATTGGTGCATCTCCAACATGACTGGATTCTTCAGATGAGGCCATtcgctcagtggcttggtcttacCAATTCTACTCTTAATCCCTTATGTTATTGCTTTGTAGGCAACTTGTACAGATCAGCAAAACGCTTTAGGAATAGCTATAGAGAGAGGTTAGTCTCTATCTTCAGCATGTCACTGACCCAAGCGCCAGGAGACCCTGCTATGCCCAGGTTATTACACTACAAAGCTTCCAGAGGGCAAATGGAGCAGCAGCCCAAAAGAGGCAAAATCCGGACAACGTTTCGACCTCTCACCAAGAATACTAGTTCTTCCTCGATCAAAATTTGTGACCAAAGTCCTGGACTGGCCAAACCAGCAAAAATCTAA